In Mycobacterium sp. JS623, one genomic interval encodes:
- a CDS encoding lycopene cyclase domain-containing protein has product MIGLGYTVPAVIAVVAVCVLEFAVLRTGLFRRAAYWISMVIVLGFQIPVDGWLTKLHAPIVVYNERHTAGVRFPFDIPVEDFLFGWAMVTAVLLLWERLRHRDRERPVS; this is encoded by the coding sequence ATGATCGGCCTCGGCTACACCGTGCCGGCCGTGATTGCGGTCGTCGCGGTGTGCGTACTGGAGTTCGCGGTGTTGCGCACCGGCCTGTTTCGTCGTGCTGCGTACTGGATCTCGATGGTGATCGTGCTGGGATTTCAGATTCCGGTCGACGGCTGGCTGACCAAACTCCACGCCCCGATCGTCGTCTACAACGAGCGTCACACCGCAGGCGTGCGGTTTCCGTTCGACATCCCCGTCGAAGACTTCCTGTTTGGCTGGGCGATGGTGACCGCTGTGCTGCTGCTGTGGGAACGCCTGCGGCACCGCGACCGCGAAAGGCCGGTTTCATGA
- the pruA gene encoding L-glutamate gamma-semialdehyde dehydrogenase: MDAITDVPFPANEPIHEYAPGSGDRTRLTEQLRALAADPIDLPHVIGGRHRMGGGHRFDVVQPHRHGARLGTFTNAEHSDASAAIEAAIAAKADWEATPFDERAAVFLRAADLMAGPWREKIAAATMLGQSKTAYQAEIDSPCELVDFWRFNVAFARQILAQQPISSRGVWNRTDYRPLEGFVYAITPFNFTAIAGNLPTAPALMGNTVVWKPSPTQTFAAYLTMQLLEAAGLPPGVINLLAGDGIAVSDVALADPRLAGIHFTGSTGTFQHLWRVVGANIDSYHTYPRLVGETGGKDFVVAHASARPDVLRTALIRGAFDYQGQKCSAASRAFIPRSVWQQMGDDFLSATEALRYGDVTDLTNYGGAVIDERAFAKNVKAIERAKRAANVTIAVGGEYDDSEGYFVRPTVLLSDDPTDESFCTEYFGPILAVHVYADDEYDRILDVVDTGAKYALTGAVIADDRSAVLTAEKRLRHTAGNFYVNDKPTGAVVGQQPFGGSRASGTNDKAGSALNLLRWTSARSIKETFVPPTNHTYPHMESE, translated from the coding sequence ATGGACGCCATCACCGACGTGCCCTTCCCGGCCAACGAGCCGATCCACGAGTACGCACCAGGTTCGGGTGATCGCACCCGGCTCACCGAACAGCTTCGAGCGCTAGCCGCCGATCCGATCGACCTGCCGCACGTCATCGGCGGCAGACACCGCATGGGCGGCGGCCACCGCTTCGACGTGGTCCAGCCGCATCGGCACGGCGCGCGACTGGGCACCTTCACCAACGCCGAGCACTCCGACGCATCCGCCGCGATCGAGGCAGCGATTGCCGCCAAGGCGGACTGGGAGGCCACCCCGTTCGACGAGCGGGCCGCGGTGTTCCTGCGCGCCGCCGACCTGATGGCCGGACCGTGGCGAGAGAAGATCGCCGCGGCCACCATGCTTGGTCAGTCCAAGACCGCCTATCAGGCCGAGATCGACTCGCCGTGCGAGCTTGTCGACTTCTGGCGGTTCAACGTCGCATTCGCGCGGCAGATCCTGGCGCAGCAGCCGATCAGCAGCCGCGGCGTTTGGAACCGCACTGACTACCGGCCGCTCGAGGGCTTCGTCTACGCGATCACTCCGTTCAACTTCACCGCGATCGCGGGCAACCTGCCGACGGCCCCCGCGTTGATGGGCAACACGGTGGTGTGGAAGCCGTCACCGACGCAGACGTTCGCCGCTTACCTGACCATGCAGCTCCTCGAGGCGGCCGGCTTGCCGCCAGGTGTGATCAATCTGCTGGCCGGTGACGGCATCGCGGTTTCCGATGTGGCCCTTGCGGATCCGCGGCTGGCCGGGATCCACTTCACGGGGTCGACGGGAACGTTCCAGCACCTCTGGCGCGTCGTCGGTGCGAACATCGATAGCTACCACACCTATCCGCGGCTCGTCGGCGAGACCGGCGGCAAGGACTTCGTGGTCGCGCACGCGTCGGCGCGGCCGGATGTGCTGCGCACGGCGCTGATTCGCGGCGCGTTCGACTACCAGGGGCAGAAATGCTCGGCGGCGTCGCGCGCGTTCATCCCTCGTTCGGTGTGGCAGCAGATGGGCGACGACTTCCTTTCGGCCACCGAGGCATTGCGCTACGGCGACGTCACCGACTTGACCAATTACGGCGGCGCCGTGATCGACGAGCGGGCATTCGCGAAGAACGTCAAGGCGATCGAACGGGCGAAGAGGGCGGCCAACGTGACGATCGCCGTCGGCGGCGAATATGACGACAGCGAAGGCTATTTCGTGAGGCCGACCGTGCTGCTGTCCGACGACCCGACCGACGAGTCGTTCTGCACCGAATACTTCGGGCCGATCCTGGCGGTGCATGTGTACGCCGACGACGAGTACGACCGGATTCTCGACGTCGTGGACACCGGTGCCAAGTACGCGTTGACGGGCGCGGTGATCGCCGACGATCGGTCTGCGGTGTTGACCGCCGAGAAGCGGCTGCGCCATACGGCAGGCAACTTCTACGTCAACGACAAGCCGACAGGAGCCGTCGTCGGACAGCAGCCGTTCGGCGGTTCGCGGGCGTCGGGCACCAACGACAAGGCCGGTTCGGCGCTGAACCTGCTGCGCTGGACGTCGGCCCGCTCGATCAAGGAGACGTTCGTCCCGCCGACCAACCACACCTACCCGCATATGGAGAGCGAATGA
- the idi gene encoding isopentenyl-diphosphate Delta-isomerase, whose translation MPETALAGTDELVVLVDDDGRELGTAAKASVHHEKTPLHLGFSCYVFDADGRVLMTRRALGKRTWPGVWTNSFCGHPAPGEAVMDAVHRRARQELGLSIDGLTCVLPDYRYRAVAADGTVENELCPVFCTTAAGPVRPVPDEVMDHAWVPGAELRTAAGLRWAISPWAAEQIPLLEGAGGPNQ comes from the coding sequence ATGCCTGAGACCGCACTAGCCGGCACCGACGAATTGGTCGTGCTCGTCGACGACGATGGACGAGAGCTTGGAACCGCCGCCAAAGCCTCCGTCCATCACGAGAAGACACCTCTGCATCTGGGCTTCTCCTGCTACGTGTTCGACGCCGACGGCCGCGTCTTGATGACCAGGCGGGCACTCGGCAAGCGGACATGGCCCGGGGTGTGGACGAATTCGTTCTGCGGCCATCCCGCTCCGGGTGAAGCTGTCATGGACGCGGTGCACCGACGGGCTCGCCAGGAACTCGGCCTGAGTATCGATGGACTGACATGTGTGCTGCCCGACTATCGGTACCGCGCGGTTGCCGCCGACGGCACGGTCGAAAACGAACTCTGCCCGGTGTTCTGCACCACTGCGGCGGGGCCCGTCCGCCCGGTGCCCGACGAGGTCATGGACCACGCCTGGGTGCCAGGGGCCGAATTGCGGACGGCCGCTGGCCTGCGCTGGGCGATCAGCCCGTGGGCGGCCGAGCAGATCCCACTGCTCGAGGGTGCTGGTGGCCCGAATCAGTGA
- a CDS encoding phytoene/squalene synthase family protein: MISSELHAAGVRDPALRNAYRRCRTLNSQHGRTFFLATRLLAPEQRPAVHALYGFARRADDILDDFDPALQTADREHELQCLATQLFNRMVEGAADGGDPALAAVVDTAHKYGIRWELFDDFLASMRMDLTTTDYADRAALNRYMYGSAEVIGLQMLPVLGTVCEREEAAPYAAALGKAFQLTNFLRDIGEDLERGRIYLPADELAVHQVNRDVLMWCHTHQRTDARVRRALIEQHAETRRIYDYARQGIPLLHPRSRPCIAAAFTLYSEILDRIEALDFAVFNQRAAVGMGRRLQVAGAGLTRAWVARSWGARGA, translated from the coding sequence ATGATCAGTTCAGAACTCCACGCAGCCGGTGTCCGAGATCCCGCGCTGCGCAACGCCTATCGTCGTTGCCGCACGCTCAACTCGCAGCACGGGCGCACCTTCTTTCTGGCTACCCGACTGCTCGCGCCCGAGCAGCGCCCTGCTGTGCATGCCCTGTACGGCTTCGCCAGACGCGCGGACGACATCCTCGATGACTTCGATCCGGCGTTGCAGACAGCCGACCGGGAGCACGAGCTGCAATGCCTGGCGACACAGCTCTTCAACCGGATGGTGGAGGGCGCCGCCGACGGTGGCGATCCCGCGCTGGCTGCGGTGGTCGACACCGCACACAAGTACGGGATCCGCTGGGAGTTGTTCGACGACTTCCTCGCTTCGATGCGAATGGATCTCACCACCACCGACTACGCCGACCGTGCGGCACTGAACCGCTACATGTACGGCTCGGCAGAAGTGATCGGCTTGCAGATGCTGCCCGTCCTCGGCACGGTATGCGAGCGCGAGGAAGCCGCGCCGTACGCCGCCGCATTGGGAAAAGCCTTCCAGCTCACCAACTTTCTCCGCGACATAGGCGAAGACCTGGAGCGGGGACGGATTTACCTGCCCGCCGACGAGCTCGCTGTTCATCAGGTGAACCGTGACGTGTTGATGTGGTGTCACACCCATCAGCGCACCGATGCCCGGGTCCGCAGAGCACTGATAGAACAGCACGCGGAAACCCGGCGTATCTACGACTATGCACGCCAAGGCATTCCGCTGCTGCACCCGCGGTCGAGGCCGTGCATCGCCGCGGCGTTCACCTTGTATTCGGAGATACTGGATCGCATCGAAGCACTCGACTTCGCCGTGTTCAATCAGCGCGCCGCCGTGGGGATGGGCAGGCGACTGCAGGTCGCCGGTGCCGGCCTGACCAGAGCGTGGGTTGCCCGGTCCTGGGGCGCACGAGGGGCGTGA
- a CDS encoding FAD-dependent oxidoreductase, with product MTDPRRVTLAARQGVPDAAALPSRPHVVVIGGGIAGLAAATGLAERGVTVDVVEQRPYLGGRVGGWTETLPAGTDVAMNRGFHAFFRQYYNLRNLLRRVDSDLSMLTPVDDYPLIDAAGRLDTFRGLPLAPPLNALAFALRSPTFRLRDLVRLNARAAGPLAAVSVPDIYHRLDHIDADSFLRDINFPEAARHLAFEVFSRSFFAEPADLSAAELAAMFHIYFLGSSEGLLFDVANANFDVALWNPLRRYLESLGVRFLTGTAVREVCAQGPMVVHCESSKRLDADGVVLATDVAGLQRIVENSPSLGDDDWRKSVTKLGTAPPFVVLRLWLDRKVNPDRAPFVGTGGRTPLDNVSVLERYEREAKAWSERTGGSVVELHSYAVTAHADVREELLDRLRELYPETRAARIVGEKVLCHNDCPRFAPGDFEDRPGVATPNPAVMLAGDGVRIDLPVALMERAATTGWAAANGQLQRFGIRGHPVHTVPNAGRIRLLSRLADRERRSQR from the coding sequence ATGACCGATCCGCGACGCGTGACGCTGGCCGCCCGCCAAGGCGTTCCTGATGCCGCGGCGCTACCCAGCAGGCCACACGTGGTGGTCATCGGCGGAGGCATCGCCGGGCTGGCGGCCGCGACGGGATTGGCAGAACGCGGCGTCACGGTCGACGTTGTCGAGCAGCGTCCGTACCTCGGCGGCCGGGTCGGTGGCTGGACAGAGACCTTGCCTGCGGGCACCGATGTGGCGATGAACCGCGGGTTTCACGCGTTTTTCCGCCAGTACTACAACTTGCGGAACCTGTTGCGCCGCGTGGACTCAGACCTGTCGATGTTGACGCCGGTGGATGACTATCCCCTGATCGACGCGGCAGGCCGGCTGGACACTTTTCGCGGGCTGCCGCTGGCGCCACCGCTCAACGCGTTGGCATTTGCGCTACGCAGTCCGACATTTCGGCTGCGCGATCTCGTGCGGCTCAACGCCCGCGCTGCCGGTCCGCTTGCCGCGGTGTCGGTGCCCGACATCTACCACCGGCTCGACCACATCGATGCCGATTCGTTCCTTCGTGACATCAACTTCCCAGAAGCGGCACGGCATCTGGCGTTCGAAGTGTTCTCGCGCAGCTTTTTCGCCGAACCGGCCGATCTGTCGGCAGCAGAACTTGCGGCGATGTTCCACATCTACTTCCTGGGCTCCAGTGAGGGCCTGCTCTTCGATGTCGCCAACGCCAATTTCGATGTCGCCCTGTGGAATCCGCTGCGGCGCTATCTGGAGTCGCTCGGCGTTAGGTTCCTGACAGGCACGGCCGTGCGGGAGGTATGCGCCCAAGGACCGATGGTGGTGCACTGTGAGTCCTCGAAACGGCTCGATGCCGACGGTGTGGTGCTGGCGACTGATGTCGCAGGCCTTCAGCGCATAGTGGAGAACTCACCCTCTCTCGGGGACGACGACTGGCGCAAGAGTGTGACGAAGCTGGGCACCGCGCCGCCCTTTGTGGTGCTTCGGTTGTGGCTTGATCGCAAAGTGAATCCCGACCGCGCACCGTTCGTGGGCACGGGCGGGCGGACTCCGTTGGACAACGTCAGCGTGCTGGAGCGCTACGAACGCGAAGCGAAAGCATGGTCTGAGCGCACCGGCGGGTCCGTCGTCGAACTGCACTCGTATGCGGTGACGGCCCACGCCGACGTGCGTGAGGAGTTGTTGGATCGGTTACGTGAGCTGTACCCGGAAACCAGGGCGGCCAGGATTGTCGGTGAGAAAGTGTTGTGCCACAACGATTGCCCGCGGTTTGCGCCGGGCGACTTCGAGGATCGTCCTGGTGTGGCCACGCCGAACCCCGCTGTGATGCTGGCCGGTGACGGCGTCCGCATCGACCTACCTGTCGCGTTGATGGAACGCGCCGCCACGACCGGTTGGGCGGCCGCCAACGGTCAACTGCAGCGATTCGGGATCCGGGGTCACCCGGTGCACACTGTGCCGAACGCCGGCCGGATAAGACTTCTGAGCCGGCTTGCCGACCGCGAAAGGCGATCACAACGATGA
- a CDS encoding PucR family transcriptional regulator: MAVQSTGLGLGQLLLALDRTMVTLVEAPRGLDMPVGSVALVDADDVRLGLAVGPGSADLFFLLGVSDDEAVRWIAEQIGSPGSGPMSPPERLRQPAAIFVKEPSAAAIKRAVALGIAVVAVEPQARWELLYKLVNHAFEHHGDRSDPLYDSGTDLFGLAQSIADRTRGMISIEDADSHMLAYSASSDEADELRRLTILGRAGPPEHLEWIGQWGIFDALRASGDVVRVAERPELGLRPRLAVGIHLPPTDSRRRPGYAGTIWLQQGSAPLADDVEDILRGGAVLAARIMSRLAATPSTHTMRVQELLGLTSEEADIGAIARELGITVDGRAALIGFVGIESSVPAEVIALSASAFRADAQVASTGERVYVLLPKTGGASSVTSWVRGVVAALRRELGLTLRAVIAAPLTGLAAAAGARAEVDRVFDSAERHPGAIGQVSSLDEARTTVLLDEIVSQVAGQPRLVDPRVRQLREQEPMLAETLEAYLDGFGDIAAVAQQLHVHPNTVRYRVRRIEKLLSTSLDDPDDRLVLALGLRATER, from the coding sequence ATGGCTGTGCAGAGCACCGGGTTGGGTCTCGGCCAGCTCCTGCTGGCGCTCGATCGCACGATGGTGACGCTGGTCGAGGCGCCGCGCGGCCTGGATATGCCGGTGGGTTCGGTGGCGCTCGTCGACGCCGACGACGTCCGGCTCGGCCTCGCGGTCGGCCCTGGTTCGGCGGATCTGTTCTTCCTGCTCGGCGTTTCGGACGACGAGGCGGTGCGCTGGATCGCAGAACAAATCGGAAGCCCGGGCTCCGGCCCGATGTCGCCGCCGGAGCGGCTCCGGCAGCCGGCCGCCATCTTCGTCAAGGAGCCGTCAGCGGCCGCGATCAAGCGTGCGGTTGCGCTCGGCATCGCGGTGGTGGCCGTGGAACCGCAGGCGCGCTGGGAGCTGCTCTACAAACTCGTCAACCATGCCTTCGAGCACCACGGCGACCGCAGCGATCCGCTGTATGACTCCGGCACCGACCTGTTCGGTCTCGCGCAGTCGATCGCCGACCGCACGCGCGGGATGATCAGCATCGAGGACGCGGACTCGCACATGCTGGCGTACTCGGCGTCCAGCGACGAAGCCGACGAGCTACGCAGGCTGACGATCCTGGGCCGCGCGGGCCCGCCCGAACACCTGGAATGGATTGGGCAGTGGGGCATTTTCGACGCGTTGCGCGCCAGCGGTGATGTGGTCCGCGTGGCCGAACGTCCGGAGCTGGGGTTGCGGCCGCGCCTGGCGGTCGGCATCCATTTGCCCCCCACCGACTCACGCAGAAGGCCCGGGTACGCGGGAACCATTTGGCTGCAACAGGGTTCGGCGCCATTGGCCGACGACGTCGAGGACATCCTGCGCGGCGGCGCGGTGCTCGCGGCGCGGATCATGTCGCGGCTGGCGGCGACGCCGTCGACACATACCATGCGCGTGCAGGAGTTGCTCGGGCTGACCTCCGAGGAGGCCGACATCGGCGCGATCGCGCGCGAGCTGGGCATCACCGTCGACGGACGTGCGGCGTTGATCGGCTTCGTCGGCATCGAGAGTTCAGTGCCTGCGGAGGTGATCGCGTTGAGCGCCAGTGCTTTTCGAGCCGACGCCCAAGTCGCGTCGACAGGCGAGCGGGTCTACGTGCTGCTACCCAAGACGGGCGGCGCATCCTCGGTGACGTCGTGGGTGCGCGGCGTGGTCGCCGCGTTACGGCGCGAACTCGGCTTGACATTGCGCGCGGTGATCGCCGCACCGTTGACGGGCCTGGCAGCAGCCGCGGGGGCACGCGCCGAAGTGGACCGGGTGTTCGACAGCGCCGAGCGTCACCCCGGCGCCATCGGACAGGTCAGCTCGCTCGACGAGGCACGCACCACCGTGCTGCTCGACGAGATCGTCTCGCAGGTGGCCGGCCAACCGAGATTGGTCGATCCTCGAGTGCGGCAATTGCGCGAGCAAGAGCCGATGCTGGCTGAGACATTGGAGGCCTACCTGGACGGGTTCGGTGACATCGCGGCCGTCGCACAACAACTCCACGTGCATCCGAACACGGTGCGCTATCGCGTGCGCCGGATCGAGAAACTGCTGTCGACGTCGCTCGATGACCCCGACGACCGCCTGGTCCTCGCGCTGGGCTTGCGCGCCACCGAGCGCTAG
- a CDS encoding DUF5914 domain-containing protein has translation MSRFADLTSRLSKTTPFQMLPALRWSQQRPTYLDAAPAVINAALRRSQRRPSGNWYAFAASDAIRKRPVGGSVAGVELVAWRGEDGAVHIGPEACPHLGADLTTGSVDCGALVCPWHGLRLHGGSEFGWRPYPSHDDGVLTWVRLDGIGGEPPTERPVLSERPRGAQIDAVARLVGICEPRDVIANRMDPWHGSWFHPYSFTRLDVLTAPPADDDVPEELDRFLVAVTFRIGRVGVPVVAEFTSPEPRTIVMRIVDGEGTGSVVETHATPVGPGADGLPRTAVLEAVVAHSDRPGFGHALRGAPLIKLAMRRAATRLWRDDLAYAERIHRLRRRH, from the coding sequence ATGAGCAGGTTCGCCGATCTCACCTCACGCCTGTCGAAAACGACGCCCTTTCAAATGCTTCCGGCCCTGCGCTGGTCGCAACAACGTCCGACCTATCTCGATGCGGCGCCTGCTGTCATCAATGCCGCGTTACGCCGCTCGCAACGCCGCCCAAGCGGCAACTGGTATGCGTTCGCCGCCAGTGATGCCATCAGGAAGCGACCGGTTGGCGGGTCCGTCGCCGGCGTTGAACTGGTCGCGTGGCGAGGTGAAGACGGTGCCGTGCATATCGGACCGGAGGCATGCCCACACCTTGGCGCCGACCTCACGACGGGGAGTGTCGACTGCGGCGCGCTGGTATGCCCGTGGCACGGGCTACGCCTGCACGGCGGATCCGAATTCGGTTGGCGGCCTTATCCGTCGCACGACGACGGCGTGCTGACCTGGGTGCGTCTGGACGGCATCGGCGGTGAGCCGCCCACGGAGCGCCCGGTGCTTTCCGAGCGGCCGCGCGGGGCTCAAATCGACGCAGTGGCGCGCCTGGTCGGTATCTGCGAGCCGCGCGACGTCATCGCCAACCGGATGGATCCCTGGCATGGATCATGGTTTCACCCGTACTCGTTTACTCGGCTCGACGTCCTCACCGCGCCGCCGGCTGACGACGATGTTCCAGAGGAGCTGGATCGTTTCCTGGTCGCGGTGACGTTTCGGATCGGCAGGGTGGGGGTGCCCGTCGTCGCCGAATTCACGAGTCCGGAACCGCGGACGATCGTGATGCGCATCGTCGACGGCGAGGGAACGGGCAGCGTGGTCGAAACGCACGCCACGCCAGTAGGTCCCGGAGCCGACGGATTGCCCCGCACCGCTGTTCTCGAGGCGGTCGTAGCGCACTCAGACAGGCCGGGTTTCGGCCACGCATTGCGTGGCGCACCCCTGATCAAGCTGGCGATGCGACGCGCTGCCACCCGGCTATGGCGCGACGACCTCGCCTATGCCGAACGGATCCATCGCCTGCGGCGGCGTCACTGA
- a CDS encoding MerR family transcriptional regulator — MDQTSRRKGRREDRDADLPQYTVGVVAERIGVPIATLRSWNQRYGVGPPDHSPGSHRLYSQNDILMVERMHHLIGEGASPRSAARAALDAVVPPRADTENLLVAAFDLDIVRAGRQLEGHLRHYGVVDTWDLLIRPVFSAIEARQADGEGCIDVEHALSWAVSRSLQRVPIAAADKSASTILACSEGETHTLPIEALRAALGDHGHGSLMLGADVPPAALVDAIERTPRPTNVVLWAQSSDTANIATAKAVAAAHARLFVGGPGWQSARLPKKAVRVDSLQAALQALVE, encoded by the coding sequence GTGGACCAGACGTCAAGACGCAAGGGCCGTCGCGAGGATCGTGACGCGGACCTGCCGCAGTACACCGTCGGTGTGGTCGCGGAACGCATCGGTGTGCCGATCGCCACCCTGCGCAGCTGGAATCAGCGATACGGCGTGGGGCCGCCCGATCACAGCCCGGGCAGCCACCGGCTCTACAGCCAAAACGACATCTTGATGGTCGAGCGGATGCACCACCTGATCGGCGAAGGCGCCAGTCCCCGTAGCGCTGCTCGCGCCGCGCTTGATGCGGTTGTTCCGCCCCGGGCCGATACCGAAAACCTGCTCGTGGCTGCCTTCGATCTGGACATCGTCCGCGCAGGCCGACAGCTGGAGGGCCACCTGCGCCACTACGGCGTCGTTGACACGTGGGATCTGTTGATACGGCCCGTGTTTTCGGCCATCGAAGCCCGACAGGCCGACGGCGAAGGATGCATCGATGTCGAACACGCGCTTTCGTGGGCGGTCTCGCGGTCGTTGCAGCGTGTCCCCATCGCGGCTGCCGACAAATCCGCTTCCACCATCCTGGCGTGCAGCGAAGGCGAGACGCACACCCTGCCCATCGAGGCGCTCCGCGCGGCGCTCGGGGACCACGGCCACGGCTCGTTGATGCTGGGCGCCGACGTGCCGCCCGCCGCACTCGTCGACGCCATTGAACGCACACCTCGGCCGACGAACGTGGTGTTGTGGGCGCAATCCTCCGACACCGCCAATATTGCGACGGCCAAGGCGGTCGCCGCCGCTCATGCCCGGCTGTTTGTTGGCGGCCCCGGATGGCAGTCGGCGCGGCTGCCAAAGAAGGCGGTCCGGGTAGACAGCCTCCAGGCCGCGCTGCAGGCCCTGGTCGAGTAG
- a CDS encoding lycopene cyclase domain-containing protein encodes MSHWQYLFVLAACLAITLPLELLGPGVYRQPWRTACAVIPVAVVFVIWDAIAIAAGIWTYNPLYVSGIEVFGRIPIEELLFFVVIPLCGLLTYNAVEAILKRLRRSRSEPARAP; translated from the coding sequence ATGAGTCACTGGCAGTATCTGTTCGTTCTCGCAGCATGTTTGGCGATCACGCTGCCGCTGGAGCTTCTGGGCCCCGGCGTATACCGGCAGCCGTGGCGGACCGCCTGCGCGGTAATCCCCGTCGCCGTGGTTTTCGTGATCTGGGACGCGATCGCCATCGCGGCGGGCATCTGGACCTACAACCCGCTCTACGTCAGCGGCATCGAGGTTTTCGGGCGGATACCCATCGAGGAATTGTTGTTCTTCGTCGTGATCCCGCTGTGCGGACTACTGACCTACAACGCCGTCGAGGCGATTCTGAAGCGATTGCGGCGGTCCCGGTCAGAACCTGCGCGGGCGCCATGA
- a CDS encoding class I SAM-dependent methyltransferase: MTLSYGDIPDAFDVGAPAYDKLVGTNPGYHSHLRLSVQRMRLPGDGAGLRLLDAGCGTGASTAALVAVAPKAEIVAVDASSGMLAQATAKRWPTSVRFVESRIEDLTDAGVCGPFDGILAAYLIRNVEDKDGQLRRFGALLRPGGTLAVHEYSVRDSRLATIVWNAVCATIIIPSGRVRSGDVALYRYLRRSVNRFDGAAAFRDRLRANGFTSVRSETMPGWQRNVVHTFLGQAPR; the protein is encoded by the coding sequence ATGACTCTGTCGTACGGCGATATCCCGGACGCGTTCGACGTCGGCGCGCCTGCGTACGACAAACTCGTCGGCACCAACCCCGGATACCACAGCCATCTGCGGCTTTCGGTGCAGCGGATGCGATTGCCGGGTGACGGCGCGGGGCTACGTCTGCTCGACGCGGGGTGCGGCACAGGCGCATCCACGGCTGCACTGGTCGCTGTCGCACCGAAGGCCGAGATCGTTGCCGTCGACGCGTCGAGTGGCATGTTGGCGCAGGCGACTGCCAAACGCTGGCCGACCTCGGTGCGGTTCGTGGAAAGCCGGATAGAAGACCTCACCGACGCAGGAGTGTGCGGGCCGTTCGACGGCATTCTGGCTGCCTATCTCATCCGTAACGTCGAGGACAAGGACGGCCAGCTGCGGAGGTTTGGCGCCTTGTTACGGCCCGGGGGAACGCTCGCCGTTCACGAGTACTCGGTGCGCGATTCGCGGCTCGCCACGATCGTGTGGAACGCCGTATGCGCGACGATCATCATTCCCAGCGGCCGCGTGCGCAGTGGTGACGTGGCGCTGTACCGATACCTCAGGCGAAGCGTCAACCGGTTCGACGGCGCAGCCGCGTTCCGAGACAGACTGCGCGCCAACGGCTTCACCTCGGTGCGGAGTGAAACGATGCCCGGCTGGCAGCGCAACGTCGTGCACACCTTCTTAGGGCAGGCGCCACGATGA